The proteins below are encoded in one region of Danio rerio strain Tuebingen ecotype United States chromosome 14, GRCz12tu, whole genome shotgun sequence:
- the glra4a gene encoding glycine receptor, alpha 4a (The RefSeq protein has 4 substitutions compared to this genomic sequence): MTHFSLIITDCINCSFCHVYFSGFFSISLPLCFLYLWQKPMSPSDFLDKLMGRTSGYDARIRPNFKGPPVNVTCNIFINSFGSITETTMDYRLNVFLRQQWNDPRLAYSEYPDASLDLDPSMLDSIWKPDLFFANEKGANFHEVTTDNKLLRIFQNGNVLYSIRLTLILSCPMDLKNFPMDIQTCTMQLESFGYTMNDLIFEWLSDNPVQVADDLTLPQFVLKEEKDLGYCTKHYNTGKFTCIEVKFHLERQMGYYLIQMYIPSLLIVILSWVSFWINMDAAPARVGLGITTVLTMTTQSSGSRASLPKVSYVKAIDIWMAVCLLIVFAALLEYAAVNFVSRQHKEFIRLRKKQRRQRIEEDLVRESRGFYFRGYGLGHCLQTKDGTAVEGSSVFAPPPPVQVLYDGEAVRKRFVDRAKRIDTISRAVFPLSFLIFNVFYWITYKVLRHEDIHANP, translated from the exons ATGACGCATTTCTCTCTCATTATCACTGACTGTATCAATTGTTCATTttctcatgtttatttttttggcttcttttCTATATCCCTTCCTCTCTGCTTTCTCTATCTCTGG CAGAAGCCTATGTCCCCATCGGACTTTCTGGACAAGCTGATGGGACGAACCTCCGGCTATGATGCTCGCATCAGACCCAACTTCAAAG GACCACCAGTAAACGTCACCTGTAACATCTTCATCAACAGTTTTGGATCTATTACTGAGACAACAATG GATTACAGGCTAAACGTCTTTCTACGGCAGCAGTGGAACGACCCTCGACTGGCCTACAGTGAATATCCCGATGCATCTCTAGACTTGGACCCTTCTATGTTGGACTCCATATGGAAACCTGACTTGTTTTTTGCTAATGAGAAAGGTGCCAACTTCCATGAAGTCACCACAGACAACAAGCTGCTGAGGATCTTTCAGAATGGGAATGTGCTTTACAGCATCAG GCTAACACTCATCCTGTCTTGTCCCATGGACTTGAAGAATTTCCCAATGGACATTCAGACCTGTACCATGCAGCTAGAAAGCT TTGGCTACACCATGAACGATCTGATCTTCGAGTGGCTTTCTGATAACCCTGTGCAGGTTGCGGATGACTTGACTCTTCCTCAGTTTGTACTAAAGGAGGAAAAGGATCTCGGCTACTGCACTAAGCACTACAACACAG GTAAATTCACCTGCATTGAGGTGAAGTTTCACTTAGAGAGACAGATGGGCTACTATCTCATTCAGATGTACATCCCCAGCCTGCTGATTGTCATCTTGTCTTGGGTGTCTTTCTGGATCAATATGGATGCGGCACCGGCTCGGGTGGGTTTGGGTATCACCACCGTGCTGACCATGACCACCCAGAGCTCCGGTTCAAGAGCCTCGCTACCCAAG GTGTCCTACGTGAAGGCCATTGACATCTGGATGGCTGTTTGTCTGCTGTTCGTGTTTGCTGCATTGTTGGAGTACGCAGCAGTCAACTTCGTCTCAAGGCAGCACAAGGAGTTCATCAGACTGCGCAAGAAGCAGCGAAGGCAGAGAATA GAGGAAGAACTTGTGAGAGAAAGCCGTGGCTTTTACTTCCGAGGGTACGGACTGGGCCATTGCTTGCAAACAAAAGATGGGACAGCAGTGGAGGGGTCCAGTGTATTCGCCCCACCACCTCCAGTGCAAGTGCTTTACGACGGAGAGGCCGTCCGGAAGCGCTTTGTGGACCGAGCCAAACGAATCGACACCATATCGAGAGCAGTATTTCCTCTCAGCttcctcattttcaacgtcttcTACTGGATCACCTATAAAGTGCTGCGACACGAGGATATCCACGCCAACCCTTAA
- the glra4a gene encoding glycine receptor, alpha 4a isoform X2 translates to MGMCFTASVGYTMNDLIFEWLSDNPVQVADDLTLPQFVLKEEKDLGYCTKHYNTGKFTCIEVKFHLERQMGYYLIQMYIPSLLIVILSWVSFWINMDAAPARVGLGITTVLTMTTQSSGSRASLPKVSYVKAIDIWMAVCLLFVFAALLEYAAVNFVSRQHKEFIRLRKKQRRQRIEEELVRESRGFYFRGYGLGHCLQTKDGTAVEGSSVFAPPPPVQVLYDGEAVRKRFVDRAKRIDTISRAVFPLSFLIFNVFYWITYKVLRHEDIHANP, encoded by the exons ATGGGAATGTGCTTTACAGCATCAG TTGGCTACACCATGAACGATCTGATCTTCGAGTGGCTTTCTGATAACCCTGTGCAGGTTGCGGATGACTTGACTCTTCCTCAGTTTGTACTAAAGGAGGAAAAGGATCTCGGCTACTGCACTAAGCACTACAACACAG GTAAATTCACCTGCATTGAGGTGAAGTTTCACTTAGAGAGACAGATGGGCTACTATCTCATTCAGATGTACATCCCCAGCCTGCTGATTGTCATCTTGTCTTGGGTGTCTTTCTGGATCAATATGGATGCGGCACCGGCTCGGGTGGGTTTGGGTATCACCACCGTGCTGACCATGACCACCCAGAGCTCCGGTTCAAGAGCCTCGCTACCCAAG GTGTCCTACGTGAAGGCCATTGACATCTGGATGGCTGTTTGTCTGCTGTTCGTGTTTGCTGCATTGTTGGAGTACGCAGCAGTCAACTTCGTCTCAAGGCAGCACAAGGAGTTCATCAGACTGCGCAAGAAGCAGCGAAGGCAGAGAATA GAGGAAGAACTTGTGAGAGAAAGCCGTGGCTTTTACTTCCGAGGGTACGGACTGGGCCATTGCTTGCAAACAAAAGATGGGACAGCAGTGGAGGGGTCCAGTGTATTCGCCCCACCACCTCCAGTGCAAGTGCTTTACGACGGAGAGGCCGTCCGGAAGCGCTTTGTGGACCGAGCCAAACGAATCGACACCATATCGAGAGCAGTATTTCCTCTCAGCttcctcattttcaacgtcttcTACTGGATCACCTATAAAGTGCTGCGACACGAGGATATCCACGCCAACCCTTAA
- the glra4a gene encoding glycine receptor, alpha 4a isoform X3, giving the protein MNDLIFEWLSDNPVQVADDLTLPQFVLKEEKDLGYCTKHYNTGKFTCIEVKFHLERQMGYYLIQMYIPSLLIVILSWVSFWINMDAAPARVGLGITTVLTMTTQSSGSRASLPKVSYVKAIDIWMAVCLLFVFAALLEYAAVNFVSRQHKEFIRLRKKQRRQRIEEELVRESRGFYFRGYGLGHCLQTKDGTAVEGSSVFAPPPPVQVLYDGEAVRKRFVDRAKRIDTISRAVFPLSFLIFNVFYWITYKVLRHEDIHANP; this is encoded by the exons ATGAACGATCTGATCTTCGAGTGGCTTTCTGATAACCCTGTGCAGGTTGCGGATGACTTGACTCTTCCTCAGTTTGTACTAAAGGAGGAAAAGGATCTCGGCTACTGCACTAAGCACTACAACACAG GTAAATTCACCTGCATTGAGGTGAAGTTTCACTTAGAGAGACAGATGGGCTACTATCTCATTCAGATGTACATCCCCAGCCTGCTGATTGTCATCTTGTCTTGGGTGTCTTTCTGGATCAATATGGATGCGGCACCGGCTCGGGTGGGTTTGGGTATCACCACCGTGCTGACCATGACCACCCAGAGCTCCGGTTCAAGAGCCTCGCTACCCAAG GTGTCCTACGTGAAGGCCATTGACATCTGGATGGCTGTTTGTCTGCTGTTCGTGTTTGCTGCATTGTTGGAGTACGCAGCAGTCAACTTCGTCTCAAGGCAGCACAAGGAGTTCATCAGACTGCGCAAGAAGCAGCGAAGGCAGAGAATA GAGGAAGAACTTGTGAGAGAAAGCCGTGGCTTTTACTTCCGAGGGTACGGACTGGGCCATTGCTTGCAAACAAAAGATGGGACAGCAGTGGAGGGGTCCAGTGTATTCGCCCCACCACCTCCAGTGCAAGTGCTTTACGACGGAGAGGCCGTCCGGAAGCGCTTTGTGGACCGAGCCAAACGAATCGACACCATATCGAGAGCAGTATTTCCTCTCAGCttcctcattttcaacgtcttcTACTGGATCACCTATAAAGTGCTGCGACACGAGGATATCCACGCCAACCCTTAA
- the glra4a gene encoding glycine receptor, alpha 4a isoform X1 produces MLPQVIRILYVLSFFFFQGGFIRLGSCKEEIKSSSRPAQKPMSPSDFLDKLMGRTSGYDARIRPNFKGPPVNVTCNIFINSFGSITETTMDYRLNVFLRQQWNDPRLAYSEYPDASLDLDPSMLDSIWKPDLFFANEKGANFHEVTTDNKLLRIFQNGNVLYSIRLTLILSCPMDLKNFPMDIQTCTMQLESFGYTMNDLIFEWLSDNPVQVADDLTLPQFVLKEEKDLGYCTKHYNTGKFTCIEVKFHLERQMGYYLIQMYIPSLLIVILSWVSFWINMDAAPARVGLGITTVLTMTTQSSGSRASLPKVSYVKAIDIWMAVCLLFVFAALLEYAAVNFVSRQHKEFIRLRKKQRRQRIEEELVRESRGFYFRGYGLGHCLQTKDGTAVEGSSVFAPPPPVQVLYDGEAVRKRFVDRAKRIDTISRAVFPLSFLIFNVFYWITYKVLRHEDIHANP; encoded by the exons ACTGGGCTCCTGTAAAGAGGAGATAAAGTCCTCCAGCAGACCAGCCCAGAAGCCTATGTCCCCATCGGACTTTCTGGACAAGCTGATGGGACGAACCTCCGGCTATGATGCTCGCATCAGACCCAACTTCAAAG GACCACCAGTAAACGTCACCTGTAACATCTTCATCAACAGTTTTGGATCTATTACTGAGACAACAATG GATTACAGGCTAAACGTCTTTCTACGGCAGCAGTGGAACGACCCTCGACTGGCCTACAGTGAATATCCCGATGCATCTCTAGACTTGGACCCTTCTATGTTGGACTCCATATGGAAACCTGACTTGTTTTTTGCTAATGAGAAAGGTGCCAACTTCCATGAAGTCACCACAGACAACAAGCTGCTGAGGATCTTTCAGAATGGGAATGTGCTTTACAGCATCAG GCTAACACTCATCCTGTCTTGTCCCATGGACTTGAAGAATTTCCCAATGGACATTCAGACCTGTACCATGCAGCTAGAAAGCT TTGGCTACACCATGAACGATCTGATCTTCGAGTGGCTTTCTGATAACCCTGTGCAGGTTGCGGATGACTTGACTCTTCCTCAGTTTGTACTAAAGGAGGAAAAGGATCTCGGCTACTGCACTAAGCACTACAACACAG GTAAATTCACCTGCATTGAGGTGAAGTTTCACTTAGAGAGACAGATGGGCTACTATCTCATTCAGATGTACATCCCCAGCCTGCTGATTGTCATCTTGTCTTGGGTGTCTTTCTGGATCAATATGGATGCGGCACCGGCTCGGGTGGGTTTGGGTATCACCACCGTGCTGACCATGACCACCCAGAGCTCCGGTTCAAGAGCCTCGCTACCCAAG GTGTCCTACGTGAAGGCCATTGACATCTGGATGGCTGTTTGTCTGCTGTTCGTGTTTGCTGCATTGTTGGAGTACGCAGCAGTCAACTTCGTCTCAAGGCAGCACAAGGAGTTCATCAGACTGCGCAAGAAGCAGCGAAGGCAGAGAATA GAGGAAGAACTTGTGAGAGAAAGCCGTGGCTTTTACTTCCGAGGGTACGGACTGGGCCATTGCTTGCAAACAAAAGATGGGACAGCAGTGGAGGGGTCCAGTGTATTCGCCCCACCACCTCCAGTGCAAGTGCTTTACGACGGAGAGGCCGTCCGGAAGCGCTTTGTGGACCGAGCCAAACGAATCGACACCATATCGAGAGCAGTATTTCCTCTCAGCttcctcattttcaacgtcttcTACTGGATCACCTATAAAGTGCTGCGACACGAGGATATCCACGCCAACCCTTAA